In Bacteroidota bacterium, one DNA window encodes the following:
- a CDS encoding Stp1/IreP family PP2C-type Ser/Thr phosphatase: protein MSKHLKFKLTALTDVGEEREHNEDNYICNPKLEEKKWIFTNESKIELSNHGCLMVIADGMGGTNAGEVASEIAVKSVKEYFNSKPIKKDINENEIKKTLNKVILKVHNNIKKHSKSNPSTRGMGTTIVIAWINKSIVHISWVGDSRAYLYNKSKGLICLTKDHSYVQELVDKKEISYEQAFYHPESNIITQSLGDKTPSPDYVNAGLVKGDKILLCSDGLNGMLQDKQISEILSKYSDIVECSKKLVSDANKEGGLDNTTVILCDILLSSGFSSNIMRKTKVIRRKLFWLSTIALIILILLFLSVLKFDRLSSFLNKEKNNFTGDTIVNQKEEKSKVSIGNSKIKNNIKSKEIPKTKDADTVSKSTTTNKKTQSELTPIMKDSSNINIQDTLKKKL from the coding sequence ATGTCAAAGCATTTAAAATTTAAACTTACTGCTCTTACTGATGTTGGTGAAGAACGAGAGCATAATGAAGATAATTATATTTGTAATCCAAAGCTTGAAGAAAAAAAATGGATTTTTACTAATGAATCAAAAATCGAATTAAGTAATCATGGTTGTTTGATGGTTATTGCAGATGGTATGGGAGGTACAAATGCAGGGGAGGTTGCTTCTGAAATTGCAGTAAAATCAGTTAAAGAATATTTTAATTCCAAACCAATAAAAAAGGACATTAATGAAAACGAAATAAAAAAAACTTTGAACAAAGTTATACTGAAGGTTCATAATAATATAAAAAAACATTCTAAATCTAATCCATCTACAAGAGGAATGGGAACAACAATCGTAATTGCATGGATAAATAAGAGCATTGTACATATTTCATGGGTTGGTGATAGTAGAGCATATTTATACAATAAATCAAAAGGTTTAATTTGTTTAACAAAAGACCATTCCTATGTTCAAGAACTTGTTGATAAAAAAGAAATAAGTTATGAACAAGCTTTTTATCATCCAGAGAGCAATATAATTACTCAATCTCTTGGTGATAAAACACCATCGCCTGATTATGTAAATGCTGGTTTAGTGAAAGGTGATAAGATTTTATTATGTAGTGATGGTTTAAATGGAATGTTGCAAGACAAACAAATAAGTGAAATTTTAAGCAAATATTCAGATATAGTTGAATGTTCTAAAAAATTAGTTTCGGATGCAAATAAAGAAGGAGGCTTAGATAATACAACTGTTATTTTATGTGATATTTTATTGTCATCAGGATTTAGTTCAAACATAATGCGTAAAACAAAAGTTATTAGGAGAAAATTATTTTGGTTAAGTACTATTGCTCTTATAATCTTAATTCTATTGTTTCTCAGTGTTTTGAAATTTGATAGGTTAAGTTCATTTCTGAATAAAGAAAAAAATAATTTTACAGGTGATACCATCGTTAATCAAAAAGAAGAAAAATCAAAAGTCTCAATTGGAAACAGTAAGATAAAGAACAATATAAAATCAAAAGAAATACCTAAAACCAAAGATGCTGATACAGTTTCTAAGTCAACAACTACCAATAAGAAAACCCAGTCAGAACTTACACCCATTATGAAGGATTCAAGTAATATCAATATTCAGGATACGTTGAAAAAAAAATTGTAA